The genomic region ACAGGGGACCTTGGTCTTCTTGTGCTCCTTGAGTTAGGAAAGGCATTAGGAATTGCTGAACAGTGGCTTCTGGTCACCTCTTTTGAGGTGCATGAAGGCTGCTAAAGCCTTGCTGACTCTGAAGGTTTCCAGTGGGAAATGTAAGGAGGGTGGCACTGAGCTGCCCTGCTCGTGTCTTCTCTGGGGCACCTGTTGGGGGTCAGGGTGGCCAAAGCAATGTGGGCTGAGCAGAGAGTCTGAATGGGGAGTTTTGGTGAGGGAAACTTACAGAAAGGGATCAAAATACACACCGAGTAGAAGTTCATGGGTAAAGGAGTACTGGAAGATTTTGTGGCTGCAAGTCACTTTAGATATGCAGCCAAGAACTCTAATTTTTGGTCTTGTAATAAGTCAGCAGGCTAACAGCAGTAGGAACCCATAGGCAGCAATATTAACACACTCAGTGGGCAATGATTAACAAACAGACAAAATGGCCTCTGCTTTCATTATACAGTTTGCTCTTTATGGCTGGCATTTGTTGAAAAGACAAATCAGACTGGGAAAtagtgcattttattttttcatgctggTTTATCTAAGTTCACTAGCTACAAAGGAAGACACGAGTGATAGGGAAGCACATTCCAGAGAGCAGCAAGGGAAGCACTAAAACTGGCAGACAATAAGGTGATTCTTGTTGCAGATCTTGTCATTCCAAGTGCCGTCAGTGTACATCTCCACACACTCCTCCTGCCCTTTGCCAGAAGGTTCATTTGAATACCAGTTAGTATAGCTCAGCTGAGCACCGTTCAGGAGCTGGAATCTTCCTGGAATAAGGGATTGTTTTATCCCCAGGTAGGCATAGgtgttaaaatatttcacaaagtACAGAATGGCATCATTCTCTCCAGGGCTCTTTGGAGTGGCAATAGAGCCTCCAGCCTCTTTACATTTTTCCACTGTACCatcaaaatcagctttttttccattggtagcaaagatttttcctcctgactcTGTTATCATCTTGTTCAAGCGAAGGACTgcaagagaagggaaaagctgtTAAATGTGTGTGCTGTTGTGTGCTCACTTTGCTGTCAATTTTAACTCCTGCTACTTTGCTCCATAACTTTAGATTAAACCCAGGAAAAGGTAAAGGAAAGGAGAACTTGAAAtcaaagaaatttgaaaatggagaagggggaaaagggaagaaacacacagaagatgaaacaggaGAATCACATAAGAAtttggaggaggaaaggaaatgaggaattctttttatttaaaaaaaagcgCGTATGATTTTCTTTGAGACTCTCGATAAGACTCTGAGGTGGTTTGCAGTATACTAATGTTCTTGAGTGAGTGGGATCTTAGATTTGATCTGGTCCTGCTTGTCTTAGTATGTTTTTAGTGTTCTGTCTGTTGGGGGCACAAGGTGtgcatggagcagctctgcataGGCAGGGATTTTAATCTGCCACATTCCTGCCTTGCTTGCACTCATACTTCAGAGCTGTTACCCAGGTGTCTTCCACTAGTTATGAAAATCTAATTCCTGCTCCCCCACCCCCATTTGAAAGTTTTCACTCATTGATAAAACAGTGAAGAAGATATAAAAAAGAATGCtataaaactgcagaaaattctGCCTTCTTCTTAAGAAGCAACTTTTGCCCCCCTGGTCTATCCCCACTaacccagcagcagaggaaagtaAAGGCAGATAAAATACCTCCTTCCAGTCTGGAAATCCGATATTCCAATTGATGGATGGGGTCCCCGTGTTTATTACCAGCCAGAGCTGTGAGATCTGTGAACAAAACCAGCTAGCATGCACTTTGCTTTACAATGTCAGTCTTGGCTTTCAAATAAAGCAGAACTCATCATATGAAATTAATACAAacttttgaaatgtttgtttgaCAAGTTTTAGTTTACTGCTGGGTTTTAAGCAAGTGATATCTTCACACATTAATCTTTGTAAGGATAGGGGATAAGTTCCTGGAAGtcacctgcagagcagggatgtttATGGAAAACTGGAACTGGCAAACTGAGATAGTTTTCTCTCTAGGTGATTGAGCCAGTCCAGGCAAAACTCTGGCACTTGTGCAGTAGGTTTAGCTGATTTTTAACTGTGTCTAGGGACTGAATCCTTCATAGAATCCTTCAGAGCTGTTCAAGCTCTTGCTTACAGCTACAACCTAGGGCTCAGCAACAAGTTTCTTGTCTATAGAAAATTCTAAACTTTTGTCTGTGAGTTGAACCATTGAATCATTACATAGAGATTTAAGCATCTTACTTCATGTAAGGAAATTAATAATAAGTCCTGATTACTTTATTTCAAGTAGATCACACAGCAGATTATGGTAGATAGCACTGAGTTTTCAAAGCATAAAAATAGAACACAACAGATAAAAATGGAGATAACTTCACATACCTGGTATTTGCTGTTCATCTGCACTGTTGCTTCTTTCTCCAAACAAAGGCTTGAAAGGGAATGGAAGAAATCCTGCAAGTTTACCTTGAGCACAgaatgggagcaggaaaaaagcTACTGCTAAGATTTTGTGCAGCTGTGGAGACAGCATCATTTAAAGCTAAAGGTAAACCAGACTGGTTTAGTCTCCAGGGTAGAGTcctgcatttaaataaaaaaagagaatgttttAGAATTTTTCTGAGCGTGAAGTCTTACATATATTAGACTTTGCCTGCAGTGACATGAATGTCATTCATGTAGTCGCAAAGCGATCTTATTTCAGACAATTAAGATATTTTCCCAAAAGACAGTCTGCTAAGTCTATGAAAGTCTACagagcaaaaaacccaaaacatcccttCAAAGCTCTTTCCTGTACATCAGATATCATTATATGCCATTTTTCCCCATACAAAAAGTTATAGTTTCATTTTACAGGAGAGCAATAGACACATGGCTGCTTTAGCAAGAGAATGTTTAAAACAAAGTGGGACATGCTGTCTTTGTCAATTGGTTTAAGAGCAAAACTGCTAATACTTATTCTTCTATTGCAGCATCCATTTTTAACATCTCTTCACCTCAGGTGACATGGTCTATAAAAAGAGGTGAAATTGTTAATAAAAATGTTGATGCACACATTGAAATTGGAAAGTCTTGTGATACAGTTTAATAGATTCAACATAGCTGAAACAGCAACCTATCTAAAGATGTGCAACTTACCTAGCAGCTCCCGTGTGAATTAAGAAAGACTCATTAAATGGTCCAATTTATAGGGCATGTAACTTGAGATTCATCTTCTTATCTACAGAGAGCACAAAGAATACATCATATGATATGAATTGGCATATAATGGAAATTGAATGAACTTTAACTTGAATGATAGGGGGAATGTTTTCTTCAAGAGGTAAACATACTTAAAACATGAGGAAAGTATTTGAAGGTACTTTTGTAACTTGTAGAAACActttcacacattttaaaaccaaCCAACCCTGGAACAGAACAAATTTCTCAATTCATATTTGAAATACCTGATATTTCCACAGAGTGGGTGTGGAAATGTCACAGAAGATAAGCAATTACAAGTTCACCTGAAGTATAATAATACCAGGAACACCACCATCATTTTTGTTAGACTGAGGACTCACCAGTGATAATGACCAAAGTCTCATAACTAAACAGAATCTCACAATTGTAGCAGCAAAGGCAAATGACAAATCTGCAGCACGTGCAGAGGAGACAGAGAGCAAGACACATGCTGAAATAACTTACAGAATACtccaggggaagtttagatgTCAAAAAGAGCAGTTTTCTCAGTGGAGCAAGGACCTctcagtgaaggaaaaaagctgctttatgCCAGTCCTGCAAGTACAGAGGCCCAAGATGAGAAGCTGAAATGGCGATGGCCTTGCCAAGTATTTTACAGCTGttctcagctctgtgcagtgAAGATTTTAAGGAAAGGTGTTTGTGTTCCAGTTCAACCATGATGTGGCCACATCATGCTTGTGGTGTCAGGCCAgcatcctggtgctgcagcaaggccaagagccaggacagcagggcagtgaggTGCTTTGGGACTGGAAGGGGAATGTCAGCAGTATCTGTATTAGCCTAACCAATGCTACTGGGTTTGGGCAAGGCCAGGTCACCTCCACAGGCACTGTGCCCTTGTGCCTGCACTTCCACACTCACCTCAGCCTCTGATGTGTGCCCCAACACCTTTGTCCTTGGTGGTGTGCCCACAGATCCTGCTGCATTGTTTATTGAGTGCCCTTGAGTGCACCAGTCctgtgaaaaacaaacaggcagCTGTATGCACACTGACAGAAGAGGGCTGTTTTCAATTTGCACGAGCTACCTTTGTTTCAAGCTTCTTGTCAAATTTCACGTTTCTTAGCTTTTGAGTGTTTGATGTAATGCTTTCAACATTCTTCTGGCAgagattttttactttttattttttgggaaaaaagccccaccaaAATCAAACAGAGGACGTGAGACAAGCCAGTACCAGGGATCTAGATGAGCCCAGAAAAGGTCACTGGCAGAGCCTGGCCTTTTGCATCCATGGTGAGAACAACTTGAACATTTAACTGCACCTGGAAGAAACCACAAGTTAGGCAAGTGTAGATGAGGAGGAGGTTTGGCCTGCAGTTGTGGGTTCCACATCCTGACTCAGGGCCTGGGAAACCAGAAGGGGGGACAAAAGCTTTCTTGTGATAGACTCCTGAGGAAAAACTGATGTAGATTGGATAAACTATAAACCTTTCTTGTCTTGATTTTCATCAGCATATTAATAAGGTGGTGCAAGTTAAATAGATATTTAAATACACCTTCATTTCTAATACGCTTGTTTATGATTGCCTCATAGACTATTTTATATGACTACCATAGCTTGTAAACTATTTTCTGATCTTTCCTTGAACCACATATCACAGAGGTCTAGCAAGATTCAAGGACACAGATCTGATAAAGAAGAAACTATCTTTGAGTACTGAGGTAACTTTTCTTTGGTTTCCACATCAATCAGTAAGAGGTTTCCTAGTTTCAGTGGCAGTGAAGCAAATGATGGATATTCTGAGTAGGTTGTGTTGTGCAGTGTATGTAGGCAAAGGCAAAATCTGCTAAGGACAGAGGTGGGTCAATGCTGTTTTCTTAGCTGCTCAGAAATACAGGCAGAGTTGAATGGCTGTGTGTTCCTTCCATAAGCCTGTTTGTTAGCCTTGCCTTGGTACATTTAGTCTCCTGAAAGTTAGGTTTTTTCTTCCGTGGTACTATTCACAGGTAAccttaaaaattgttttcttattttctgtttgtatttaaaTGCCCCCAACCCCAgcaatattttctgtttaagttgattttgttctgttctgATGTTGTTTCCACCCTACCTTGTTTCCACCTTGtcctgtgttttctgcatttcagaataATTGTCAGGCTCTCCCCAGCAACTCTCTTATGCCTGGGAATagcagggagagcccagagcATGGGGAGACACGAGGTCCCATTTCTCAGAGGAGGGCTAAGGCTATTTTTGCTGAGCACAAAAAGCAATTCAGCAAGATGTAGGCACTTGGGATAGCAGACTTCaacaggcatttttaaaaattaaatgatgAGCAGCATTTTAGAGCAGAAAGTTTCATTTTACCTGTGATCAGTGCACATGAATGCTACTGCCATCTTGCCCCACAGACTTAGGTGAAGGATCCAAGAGGAGAGCTGGATGTCTCTGATGTGTCACTTGGTGTAGCTCAGCTGAGAAAAACCACAGAAGCtgtaaagcaagaaaatatCTCATTTCTTTAAGAGTTAAATAGTTCCCATTGCCAGAGCCTCCTCAAGGGTTAAGGAACCTTTCTCTGCAGTGTTGTTCAGCTCCTGAGCCACAAGGGCAGAGATGGGTGAAAGCTTCATTCCAGGTTTCACTTGGCATCACCTGGGTTACAGCCCTTGAGGCAGATTCTGCCAAACCCTAACACCGACTTCAAAAAAACATCCCAGACCTCTTATCATTTTTTAAGGTGCTACTCTAATTTCCAAGAATCCTGTATCTATTGTGTTTTGGAATCAGCTGTGTTTGTGTAGCTGTTGGCTAATAGGATTTTATAAAAGTGTGCTTCAGCTTCCCATAATGAAAGATCACTTGCAACCTGATACTCCGAGCTCCAGCTCACAATTTATACAAGATAAGGCAACCCTGCCAGCCTGTGTCACATCCTGCCAGTTAGGTTCACAACAGGTTGAACTGGAATTCAGTTTTCTCGAGAACCATGggccatggggtttttttaatcaagtttCTAcgaaaatcagaaaaaaaatgtttgctggAATCAATGGTCAGTTTCTTCACATGTGGTAGGGATTGATGGGGGCTGGTGTGAGGTTTTTGAATGCTCAAAATTGATAATATTACCCCTAAGCTGAAATAACTAATTACATTACACCATTATAGAAGAGATATCACTCTAGACCAGAGAAAATtctctctgaaataaatatCCCTAATTTTTCTGGCCTAAGTCTTACTATTAAACATACCTTATTAACTATATTCAATTTCTCTTATGTGAGACAGGTTCAATTTCTCTTACGTGAGACAGGATCCAGTTGCCTCAAAAGGGTTGGAATTTTTGCCATCTTTTTACTTGTACTAGGATCTTAATTCTTAATAAACAGCTTCTATAGTATGTGGGCAGTAACTAATTTTCTGATTTAAGGATCTTACCTTTACATTGCACTTCTgtagcaaataattttaaatgaagaaaaaagattaaCCTGGATTTTTCCTGGTCTGGTCATTATACATCAGGAATTAATATTGCACTTTTAAGGaaagattttataaaaaaaatttatattacCATAGCAGAACACAGAAACaatgtattttgtttcttcatgtGCCCAACCCCTCTgtccattaaaaacaaaccaaaacaaaacaaaaacctccaaaaaccaaacataaaTGGAGAAATCAGatctttcacaaaaaaaacaGACTGAAATGCTGGTATTTCAAATAGCATTTGAGGGTATAAATTGATAGAGttatacacaaacacacacacacaaaaaaagccatatccaaaaccaaaacccaaacaatttcTGTATGCTTTTCCTCTGTGGAACTGCAAAGAATAATCCAGCAACATTACAGATCAAGTGTGAACCATAAAAAGGAAAGTACTGCCTAGCAGTTCTCTGGCTGGATCTGaggagcttttatttttcagcagcatgtatgtgtttgattattttctccttttctcaaTCATAATGgctaaagcagaaaaaattggGCTTTTAGACCTAGCTTAGATACTTTGCTTATTGATGTAATAAATACTAGCTTgtgactggaaaataaaaatcttatttttcttaactgGATGAAAACCACCCCGCTGTCTTGAAGTCTAAATCTGTTTAGATATAGATGTTATGTGGTGTTAAAAcatttgtaaaacatttttacacATCAAGGGTCTTAACAAGAGATCTCTACAGTCATTTTGCAATCCCAAATGTggtagaaataaatttttcattaacTAAAGGGATAGGATACCCCAAAAACTAGTTGGAGATGTATGTAAATGAATATGCTTTTTCAGTTCAGAGAGTAAAAGATGATGTTggtagggattttttgggggaaggatttggtgatttttttgtgacAGGTAAACACTTTGCTGTAACAAAGAAACTGCACAGTTAGACTCAAAAACTACTAATGAGGTTTGCTTATTAAAATACTAATCTTTAAGAGATAGTTTTAAGCAAACCTTCAACCCTTTCTAGCAGATTTAGTGTAGCTGGTCAGATCTAAacccaggaaaatgaaaaggtatAAATTTAGCCTTACCTCTTTTTCTCAAAAACCACAGAGTTAGAGTTGTCATGGCTCTATTCCTTTCCTGTTTGAAACTTTTGGCTAAAATGGTACCATGGTCATAGGTCTCAAAACAGAACTGCTTTGGAAAGCTGGTTTGAAAGCAGGTTCACACTTTGAAACCTATCTGGCGTGGTCCTGGGTGTACCTTTTCCATTCCAGAATCCCAGTCTGCTCTCTTATCACTTGGAGTGCTGCGTGAACCTTGGGGATGAATCATCCCTTGCCAAAATTCTGGCAGGGCTTGGAGTGAATGGGAGCAGACCCTACGTCTCTTCCTCCTCATGGGAGCCTTGGGAACATCTGGGACTGCCCAGAGTCAGGTCCAGCTCCCAGGGGCTTCCTGCACAGAGCCAAATGTGGGGGAGGAGATTGTGTTTAATGCATGAATTTTAAAGCTggggctttcttttttttccccccctcaggTAGTGTGTAAATGAGGATGGATGAGCCCAGGGCTTCCTCACTGCAAGGTAAGAATGTGAGAATTGGCTGCTGGTGGTAACTGTGCTCAGCTGCCCCTGCTCACCAGCTGCccaaacagagcagcagggagaataCTCTGTGAAATGTTGCTTCTTGGTCCTACCAGATTTGAGTTGAAGTCTGTCTGTGCTGTTGCTTGGTATATAATATCAGCAGAGATGTTTGTGTTTGAACTGATTGAACTTCCACTCTTAGCTGccttcccaaaatattttctgctttgagaAAAGACAGGTGGCCTTCCAACACTGCAGTCCCATGGTTTTCTGAGGGAATGTGCTGTTTTAGCAACAAAATGCAATCTTTGGCATTTTATACACTCTACCTACTTGAATTGAGTGCAATATTTATCTTTGTGTTTTATAGAGAGTAGCCTCTGAAACTAGAAAATTTAATTGTAAGTAGtattattgatatttttataaaacaaaaggtGGATGCTAATGAATCAGTGAGTGGTTCAATGTGACACAGGCTCTGTGATTGAAAGTGATGTCCAAAAGCTGAAACCATAATTGCTCCAGTGAAGTCAACCTCTGTGCATCTCTTTTGAGGAAGAAACTATTAAGTACTTCAAAATGCTTCCAACTATGACGCCACAGGCAATTTTAACTTCAGCATTTCCAGTCTCCCAAGTCAAACCTTGGAATTTTCCTCTAATCTTCACAAAGGTATGGAGACAATCTGCCATGAGAAATGAAGTCAGAAGTATTCCCAACCCTCCAAAAGGGAGAAACACATCAGGCACATCAGTTCAGGCACATTT from Camarhynchus parvulus chromosome 6, STF_HiC, whole genome shotgun sequence harbors:
- the LOC115905146 gene encoding pulmonary surfactant-associated protein A-like gives rise to the protein MRRKRRRVCSHSLQALPEFWQGMIHPQGSRSTPSDKRADWDSGMEKDWCTQGHSINNAAGSVGTPPRTKVLGHTSEAEVSVEVQAQGHSACGGDLALPKPSSIGKLAGFLPFPFKPLFGERSNSADEQQIPDLTALAGNKHGDPIHQLEYRISRLEGVLRLNKMITESGGKIFATNGKKADFDGTVEKCKEAGGSIATPKSPGENDAILYFVKYFNTYAYLGIKQSLIPGRFQLLNGAQLSYTNWYSNEPSGKGQEECVEMYTDGTWNDKICNKNHLIVCQF